The DNA window acaatgatgatGACTGTTACTTTACTTTGGACTGGCATTAAAATGCCAAAAGCCCCCTTTAAATGGTTGGAGTATGCTAAAAAATGGTCACTGACAATTCTATGGAAAGAACTGAAAAGTAATGTGATAACAAAACCGTCCTACTTATTGAATTTTAAGATTGAGAAAATTAATGTGGTAACATGCCGAACTTGATCTCATAAACAATTTAGGTATCAAATCAAGGATCATTTTCGTAAATTAATGGCAATGACTGAAATTCAATCAGATGCCTACCCCTAACACCTCATCTCTGACCAGGCAAGCATCTCATTAAAGTTGCCTCTCCTTGAAAGATTGAAGGTGGCATTGCATTGCCTCAGCACCAAGGCAAGGCAAGCGCCTAGCTCACTCTTGGACTATAATGTATCTTGACAATCGCATCATTTACTCGCAAAATAGGTCTGAAAGAACAGAAATGTACCTTCTCATCCAAAAATGCTCTAATTTTTGACTCGGTAACTTCATCATCATCCTCAGGCATCACTGGCCCACGTGGAAATGTGAAGTCATGCTGTCCCTTACCAGATGCTTCATGGCTATCAATAACTTCATGGATTGACTGACTGCAATATAAGTTAATTCCACTTCTCCTAAACAATGGATCTTCATCAAACTTGCATGGCCAGTCTTCCATGGGTTCACACATAGGGTTGAAACTCTGATTTAaagaaacaattattttattaaagataacGTAAGCTCCTAATACACATGGCCAGACATAAAAGTGTTCATCACCTTATTTAAATCAGAAGATGCTAAGGTAGATTTGAACCTAGTTGATGCACCAACCACAAAATCATCTTTATCATCAATCAGACACATATCATCATCAATATTGGCCGCACCCCAGTAGGATCTTGATATTGATAATTTATCAGGATATATGATTGAGGACTTCACACTACCCATTTCACAAACATCCTTCAACCCAGCACAAGATGACCTTCTAATCACAGAGTTCATGCTGCATCATCAATACACCTTCAAGAGTCAAAaatagcaaacaaacaaaactgCAAAAACCACAAAGTTAAAAAGCTTACGAGCTCTTGAGATTTATCCCAGTAGTTGCTATCAGATTTCCAGATTCCTGAACACAAGAAATACTAATTGACAAATTTATTGTCACGGATTACAGTAATCAAACTAGCTTATCTTACTATACTTACTCTAACAGAATTACGGAATACTGAATGAGGTTCCTGATATTCCCCAGTGACAAATGGATGctgcaaatatttaaaaaaagaagtgataAGTGAAAATTTATCTCGTGTTTAATTCtctctataattaattaatcaatccaTGATAGTTTGAATAAATTTTGTCCAAGTGATTGGAATCGTCGtgaattaagaattaataacaGATATTAGTGTCAAACAACCAAAATTTAATATCCTATACCCTATCATTATCTCCACTCCATTGCACATTTTTCACCCCACTAACCCAATTCTCTCCATTCATTACTTTATCCAGtatacaatttgaaaaaaaaaatcgattccAGTTATTTCTGCCAAGCATATATTTTTACAAGTGCATATTTGTGTTGTGTTATCACagttagtttataatttttaagacaaaaacaatCTATGTATCACAATTACCTGCAATAACTCAGATGCAGCAGGCCTTAAATTCGGTACCCTGCCACCACATATACACATAAGAGTTTAGTACAGACATGCATCTAACACAATTCATAGAAATTATGTTTCAAGATTCATCTATGATGAATACAAAGTCACATCTGCCTAAAAATGTTGGctcattcaaaaagaaaaaagattatggGAGCAAATGAAAGACTTGAGATAAATAAAAGTCAAACATACTCCTGCAGACATTCCAACAAGAAATCCTTTGCCTCGATAGATAGATGTTCAGGAATGGGAGGATGAGATTTAGTTGTCCCGATGTGGAAGAGAGCAGCAACCTGAaaacaaaagttgtttttagaCTGCAAGTTAATCAAGAAATACTATACACCATCCAGTATATTATAGTAAATTTTCTTACACATAAATCGAATTGATAAAAGAAATCAGCCAATGGCATCAAATCTGTACCTCCTGATATTGTTGGCTCCATGGAGCTTTCCCTGTGGCCATCTCAATCACAGTACAGCCAACGCTCCATATATCAGCAGAACTAAGAAATTGAATGTCAAAGGCAATGATgtccaaaaaagaaagattagGAATAGCAAGCTAATGTAATTCTCTACTGTAGGAATAAGTAATAATACACTGCATGAGAGCATACATATTTAAATTTCCTCTTTTGCAACTTTTGACATTTTTAATtgtgtgtttgggagtgtggtagttgttacttttcaaagtgtttttcattccaaaacacattaaaataatgttttttttattttttaaaaaattatttttgatatcagcacattaaaatgatttgaaaacataaaaaacatattaatttgaagaaaaaaaaatcaataattttcaaaaacgcTTCCAAAACGCAATGTCAAACACTACAACTTACCCTTGTCTTAAGCAATGCTGACTAATCCACAAGCTATAATATCATTATCTCCATGTGTTTTAAATGTCATAaattgtttcatcattttagaaTTTGAATCATGTTTCATTACATCCTTGCATTTTAAATGAACTGTACATATTTTTAACACCATACATCATAAAGATTATGTGATGTAAGATCTTGTTGAACTTCAAGCTGATGAAGGAAACCATGTGATCAACCATGTCataaattgtatatttttttcagttttcaacGTGGTTAATGTGGGGGAATTTGAACAGATGATCCTCTTTAGTAGAAAGGTTGGGCTACCAATTAGGCTATGCCTTAGCCATGTCATAAAAATTACAGATATCTACATATTTCTACTCTAATGGCAAGACAAATTATAGGCAAATATGATGAGAATAAATCGAAACATTGTTCTTACAAGCTATGCCCAGTCTGGAGAATGACCTCAGGAGCCATCCAATATGGAGTGCCTTTCATTGACTTGGCACCATTTATAGTAGCCTGCAATCAAAACGGCAATTAGCAAAAGTGCCCATGGAaactcaaccaaaaaaaaattcttaatatagTAATATGAATAATACCAGTTCAACTACTTTCTTGGATGCTCCAAAGTCAGCAAGTTTAATGCAACCCTTGTTATCAACAAGAATATTTGCCCCCTGAAATAAAGCATTATCAATGTCAGAttttagagaaagagagaggaacTCTCTGAATCTAATCTATTCAATAAACGAAACCACAATACCTTGATGTCCCTATGCATAATACCATTCTTGTGAAGGTATTCCAATCCCAATAACAGCTGTTTCGTATACATTCTTATAACCTgcatataaaatgattttaagaaGGGCGCCATCAGCATTTCGAATACCAACTAGATTCTaatatttcaaaactaaaaatcactTACCGACTCAGGGAAAGATCCAAATTTTCCCAATAGAGATGATATGGATCCACCGGGTACAAATTCCAATAAAATATTCAACGAATCATCCTCTCTAGCAGTTCCCAAATATCTCTAAAAAACATGGAAATAACGAAAATAAgcaaataaccaaccaaacaCACCAAAAAGAAAGCGAGTTGGATATCATACTCACAACAATATTTGGATGCGAAAGATTCTTGAGAAGCTTAACTTCTTCCTCGAGCTCTCTGATGTGTGcctattttcaaatttgaagtaaaaactTCCTCGATTAACCATGAGAACACTTGATCAAGAATGATTTTACTTGAATAACTAAAAGCTATAGCTTCAGTTAGCTTTCCtacttttttgagaaaaaaatacagCAATTTTGTACTAATAACCATTgtaattaccaacaaaaaataaaaattaaattaaccagcaaaaattaccaaaacacgccaaaatcaaccaaaaagaAACTAATTTACACGTAAAACTAAGATTCAAATTCAGCCTTTACCTGCGTTTTCTCCTTGGAAGCACTACTGGCTGCAATCAAAACCTgcaaatatataaacaataaacaatcaatactaaatcaaattattaaaaaagatatagtaaaaagaaaaggaaaaaaacagatGAATTTATTAACCTGTTTAACAGCGAGAAGTTCTCCGGAATCAAGATTCATCCCCATATAAACCCTGCCAAAAGCGCCGCACCCAATCAACTCGCCCTTTCTCCACCGGATCGGTGGCGCATCGTCTTTTTTAGACGGCGGAGGCAAGGGCGGTATTGAAGGCTTGGAGAAGAGGCCGATTCGAGATTTGCGAATGCTAGAGCCGATTTTCTCAACAAAACCACTGAACCCTCcatcttctcctcctcctcctcctgacgTCGATTTAAACACTAAGGATCGACGAACCGATCCAAAAATGTCTTGCATTTCGTGGATCTTCAATTTCTAGGGTTTATGCTTTATTGGTGATGTGAAGACACAAGTGTTTTAGTTTATGCTTGAGAGTTGAGAGCATGCGatagagagagagcgagagagagagccGTTAGAGGCGCATGGGGTGGTTCATTTTTTTTGGGAAGAAAATTTGAAGAGAGGGAAAAGCAGGGTGAATGAGGGGTatctattttcaaaaaataatgaataaacaAATGAAGGGCAGTTATATTAAATGAATGGCTATATTCTTGCACGGGCCTTGGTGGTTTGTACTGGATTTATTTGGGTCGGTCCaatacaatttttttgtattgttttacaccctc is part of the Populus alba chromosome 10, ASM523922v2, whole genome shotgun sequence genome and encodes:
- the LOC118046569 gene encoding mitogen-activated protein kinase kinase kinase NPK1 isoform X1; the protein is MQDIFGSVRRSLVFKSTSGGGGGEDGGFSGFVEKIGSSIRKSRIGLFSKPSIPPLPPPSKKDDAPPIRWRKGELIGCGAFGRVYMGMNLDSGELLAVKQVLIAASSASKEKTQAHIRELEEEVKLLKNLSHPNIVRYLGTAREDDSLNILLEFVPGGSISSLLGKFGSFPESVIRMYTKQLLLGLEYLHKNGIMHRDIKGANILVDNKGCIKLADFGASKKVVELATINGAKSMKGTPYWMAPEVILQTGHSFSADIWSVGCTVIEMATGKAPWSQQYQEVAALFHIGTTKSHPPIPEHLSIEAKDFLLECLQEVPNLRPAASELLQHPFVTGEYQEPHSVFRNSVRESGNLIATTGINLKSSMNSVIRRSSCAGLKDVCEMGSVKSSIIYPDKLSISRSYWGAANIDDDMCLIDDKDDFVVGASTRFKSTLASSDLNKSFNPMCEPMEDWPCKFDEDPLFRRSGINLYCSQSIHEVIDSHEASGKGQHDFTFPRGPVMPEDDDEVTESKIRAFLDEKAIDLTKLQTPLYEEFYSSTLNTMGAPTEVGTENSENPTHLLSLPPKSRSPKCFPSRRLSAVVDAANIVSPGRRTKHVANESSIHNRALQEIHPPQLSEWKEFLHNSQRETLTSSLTCSASFSERQRKWEEELYQELERKREIMRQAGVGGKTSSSPKDPILSRQRERLRFAFGGK
- the LOC118046569 gene encoding mitogen-activated protein kinase kinase kinase NPK1 isoform X2; translation: MQDIFGSVRRSLVFKSTSGGGGGEDGGFSGFVEKIGSSIRKSRIGLFSKPSIPPLPPPSKKDDAPPIRWRKGELIGCGAFGRVYMGMNLDSGELLAVKQVLIAASSASKEKTQAHIRELEEEVKLLKNLSHPNIVRYLGTAREDDSLNILLEFVPGGSISSLLGKFGSFPESVIRMYTKQLLLGLEYLHKNGIMHRDIKGANILVDNKGCIKLADFGASKKVVELATINGAKSMKGTPYWMAPEVILQTGHSFSADIWSVGCTVIEMATGKAPWSQQYQEVAALFHIGTTKSHPPIPEHLSIEAKDFLLECLQEVPNLRPAASELLQHPFVTGEYQEPHSVFRNSVRESGNLIATTGINLKSSMNSVIRRSSCAGLKDVCEMGSVKSSIIYPDKLSISRSYWGAANIDDDMCLIDDKDDFVVGASTRFKSTLASSDLNKSFNPMCEPMEDWPCKFDEDPLFRRSGINLYCSQSIHEVIDSHEASGKGQHDFTFPRGPVMPEDDDEVTESKIRAFLDEKAIDLTKLQTPLYEEFYSSTLNTMGAPTEVGTENSENPTHLLSLPPKSRSPKCFPSRRLSAVVDAANIVSPGRRTKHVANESSIHNRALQEIHPPQLSEWKEFLHNSQRETLTSSASFSERQRKWEEELYQELERKREIMRQAGVGGKTSSSPKDPILSRQRERLRFAFGGK